One stretch of Methyloversatilis sp. RAC08 DNA includes these proteins:
- the rnhA gene encoding ribonuclease HI: MDDVIIYTDGACSGNPGPGGWGALLKCGGVERELSGGERATTNNRMELMAVIEALNALKKPVRAVVYTDSQYVQKGISEWIHGWKRKGWRTAGGDPVKNVDLWQALDAAARVHEVEWKWVKGHAGHPENERVDRLARDAIPARGA; this comes from the coding sequence TTGGACGATGTGATCATTTACACCGACGGTGCCTGCAGCGGCAACCCGGGCCCGGGCGGCTGGGGCGCGCTGCTCAAGTGCGGCGGCGTCGAGCGCGAACTGTCGGGTGGCGAGCGCGCGACCACGAACAACCGCATGGAACTGATGGCGGTGATCGAGGCGCTCAACGCACTGAAGAAGCCGGTGCGTGCCGTGGTCTACACCGATTCGCAATACGTGCAGAAGGGCATCAGCGAGTGGATACACGGCTGGAAGCGCAAGGGCTGGAGGACGGCTGGCGGCGATCCGGTCAAGAACGTCGACCTGTGGCAGGCGCTCGACGCGGCGGCGCGCGTGCATGAAGTCGAGTGGAAGTGGGTCAAGGGCCACGCAGGTCACCCTGAAAACGAGCGCGTCGACCGGCTCGCGCGCGACGCGATTCCCGCGCGCGGCGCGTAA
- the dnaQ gene encoding DNA polymerase III subunit epsilon — translation MKRQIILDTETTGLEWQNGDRLIEIGCVEMVGRKRTGRQFHRFVNPEREVPEGAVAIHGITTEFLADKPKFRDVAAEFVDFVRDAELVIHNAAFDVGFIDNELNLIGLPLLRTITSGPPIDTVRMARDMFPGKRANLDALCERFGIDNTHREFHGALRDAELLVEVYLAMTRGQESLIIDLEPDAATVRSAAPTRVSGALRRVQASEAERSEHERVLAEIDKASGGATVWRAIEPVTPA, via the coding sequence ATGAAGCGCCAGATCATCCTCGATACCGAAACGACCGGGCTGGAATGGCAGAACGGCGACCGGCTGATCGAAATCGGCTGCGTCGAAATGGTCGGCCGCAAGCGTACCGGCCGGCAGTTTCATCGTTTCGTCAATCCGGAACGCGAGGTGCCGGAGGGGGCCGTCGCCATTCACGGCATCACGACCGAATTTCTTGCCGACAAGCCGAAATTCCGCGACGTGGCGGCCGAATTCGTCGATTTCGTGCGCGATGCCGAACTGGTCATCCACAACGCCGCCTTCGACGTCGGATTCATCGACAACGAACTGAATCTGATCGGGCTGCCGCTGCTGCGCACGATCACCAGCGGCCCGCCGATCGACACCGTGCGCATGGCGCGCGACATGTTCCCCGGCAAGCGGGCCAACCTCGATGCACTGTGCGAGCGCTTCGGCATCGACAACACGCACCGTGAATTCCATGGCGCGCTGCGCGATGCCGAACTGCTGGTGGAAGTCTATCTGGCGATGACGCGCGGTCAGGAAAGCCTGATCATCGATCTCGAACCGGATGCCGCAACAGTGCGCAGTGCCGCGCCGACGCGCGTTTCCGGTGCATTGCGCCGCGTGCAGGCGAGTGAGGCCGAGCGTTCGGAGCACGAACGCGTGCTGGCGGAGATCGACAAGGCCAGCGGCGGCGCCACGGTATGGCGCGCCATCGAGCCGGTCACGCCGGCATGA
- a CDS encoding isocitrate/isopropylmalate dehydrogenase family protein, with protein sequence MSAQKIPATLIPGDGIGPEIMDAALAALDAVGAPFEWDTQPAGMGALKTHGDPLPEATLESIRRTRLGLKGPLETPVGGGFRSINVRLREAFKLYANIRPARTLIPGGRYDNIDLIVCRENLEGLYMGYEHFIPIEGDPHAVAMSTGVNTRQGARHILEYAFEHAIALGRKKVTVVHKANIMKALTGIFLETAEQMYEERYKGRIQFEQVIVDACCMKLVMNPWQFDVLVTTNLFGDILSDLTAGLVGGLGMAPGSNIGADAAIFEAVHGSAPDITGKGIANPTALVLASALMLDHVKLQDMGDRIRKAVSDTLNIDNVRTGDLGGKATTKQYTDALVARIRNS encoded by the coding sequence ATGAGTGCGCAGAAAATTCCCGCCACCCTGATACCCGGCGACGGTATCGGCCCCGAAATCATGGACGCCGCGCTGGCTGCGCTGGATGCCGTCGGTGCGCCGTTCGAATGGGATACCCAGCCGGCCGGCATGGGCGCGCTCAAGACGCATGGCGATCCGTTGCCGGAGGCGACGCTGGAAAGCATCCGCCGCACCCGGCTTGGCCTGAAAGGACCGCTGGAAACACCGGTCGGCGGCGGCTTCCGCTCGATCAATGTGCGCCTGCGCGAAGCTTTCAAGCTGTACGCCAACATCCGTCCGGCACGCACGCTGATCCCCGGCGGTCGCTATGACAACATCGATCTGATCGTCTGCCGCGAAAACCTCGAAGGCCTGTACATGGGCTACGAGCACTTCATCCCGATCGAGGGCGACCCGCACGCGGTGGCGATGTCGACCGGCGTGAACACCCGCCAGGGTGCGCGCCACATCCTCGAATACGCGTTCGAACACGCGATCGCGCTCGGCCGCAAGAAGGTGACCGTGGTGCACAAGGCCAACATCATGAAGGCGCTGACCGGCATCTTCCTGGAGACCGCCGAACAGATGTACGAAGAGCGCTACAAGGGGCGCATCCAGTTTGAGCAGGTCATCGTCGACGCCTGCTGCATGAAGCTGGTGATGAATCCGTGGCAGTTCGACGTGCTGGTGACCACCAACCTGTTCGGCGACATCCTGTCCGATCTGACCGCCGGTCTGGTCGGTGGCCTGGGCATGGCGCCGGGTTCGAACATCGGCGCCGACGCGGCGATCTTCGAAGCCGTGCATGGCTCGGCGCCGGACATCACCGGCAAGGGCATCGCCAATCCGACGGCGCTGGTGCTGGCGTCCGCGCTGATGCTCGACCACGTGAAACTGCAGGACATGGGTGACCGCATTCGCAAGGCGGTGTCGGATACGCTGAACATCGACAACGTGCGCACCGGTGATCTGGGTGGCAAGGCGACGACGAAGCAGTACACCGATGCCCTGGTCGCACGTATCCGCAACAGCTGA
- a CDS encoding c-type cytochrome codes for MKRAALILPLLTLLVALAWWSTGRDADPDTPPVADASRSFAPPAELVARGEYLARAGNCMACHSARGGKPWAGGRAIDTAFGTFYTSNLTPDPDTGLGRWTADDFWRALHEGRARDGRLLYPAFPYTSYTHVTREDSDALWAYLQTLPATQQAGRPHVLRFPYDSQTALAAWRALYFKPAVFQADASQSAAWNRGAYLVQGLGHCSACHAPRNALGASEDADKLAGGLLAGQNWYAPSLASPHEAGVQDWKRDDVIALLRDGVTRDASVAGPMAEVVYGSTQYLTASDLDAMATYLQALPSTSSMTVASRALALDDAQRVRAAQLYADHCAGCHGEGGEGAGNFYPALDGNRAVTLDPPANPLRIVLGGGFAPATKGNPRPFGMPPFAASLSDEDIALVVSHIRGSWSNAASPVSVIDVQRYRGNLR; via the coding sequence ATGAAGCGCGCTGCACTGATACTTCCGCTGCTCACGCTTCTGGTGGCACTTGCCTGGTGGTCGACCGGTCGTGACGCCGATCCGGACACGCCCCCGGTTGCCGATGCATCCCGCTCCTTCGCGCCGCCGGCCGAACTCGTCGCACGCGGCGAGTATCTGGCGCGCGCCGGCAACTGCATGGCCTGCCACAGCGCGCGCGGCGGCAAGCCCTGGGCCGGCGGGCGCGCCATCGACACCGCGTTCGGCACGTTCTACACCAGCAATCTCACCCCCGACCCCGACACCGGTCTCGGCCGCTGGACGGCCGACGACTTCTGGCGGGCGCTGCACGAAGGTCGCGCGCGCGACGGCCGACTGCTCTACCCGGCCTTTCCCTACACGAGCTACACCCACGTCACGCGCGAAGATTCGGACGCGCTGTGGGCCTATCTGCAAACGCTGCCGGCGACGCAGCAAGCCGGTCGGCCGCACGTGCTGCGCTTCCCGTACGACTCGCAGACTGCGCTGGCCGCCTGGCGGGCGCTGTACTTCAAGCCGGCCGTATTCCAGGCCGACGCGTCGCAATCCGCAGCCTGGAACCGCGGCGCCTATCTGGTGCAAGGGCTCGGCCACTGCAGCGCGTGCCATGCACCACGCAACGCGCTGGGCGCCAGCGAAGACGCGGACAAGCTGGCCGGCGGACTGCTGGCCGGCCAGAACTGGTATGCGCCGTCGCTGGCCTCACCGCACGAGGCGGGCGTGCAGGACTGGAAACGCGACGACGTGATCGCGCTACTGCGCGACGGCGTCACGCGCGACGCATCGGTCGCCGGTCCGATGGCCGAGGTGGTGTACGGCAGCACTCAATATCTGACGGCAAGTGATCTGGACGCGATGGCGACCTATCTGCAGGCCTTGCCTTCGACGTCGTCGATGACCGTCGCCAGCAGGGCCCTCGCGCTCGACGATGCGCAGCGCGTCCGCGCAGCGCAGTTGTATGCCGACCATTGCGCAGGCTGCCATGGCGAAGGCGGTGAAGGCGCAGGCAACTTCTACCCGGCGCTCGACGGCAACCGCGCGGTGACGCTGGACCCGCCGGCCAATCCGCTGCGCATCGTGCTCGGCGGTGGCTTTGCCCCCGCCACGAAAGGCAATCCGCGTCCCTTCGGCATGCCGCCGTTTGCCGCCAGCCTGAGCGACGAAGACATCGCGCTGGTCGTGTCACACATCCGCGGCAGCTGGAGCAATGCCGCAAGCCCGGTCAGCGTGATCGACGTGCAGCGCTACCGCGGCAACCTGCGCTGA
- a CDS encoding c-type cytochrome — MKSLSESRPARLPVRRSLLTCCAVLSFSALAAPLVEDTMAQRVLACTGCHGAEGRAGPDGYYPRIAGKPAGYLHNQLLNFRDGRRQYPLMSELLQTLGDDYLRDMADHFAALDLPYPAVRATGPNAALTRGEKLVREGDPARDLPACASCHGDPLMGVAPAIPGLIGLPRDYLAAQLSAWKSGIRQAHAPDCMAQIVKQLSADDIGAVSQWLAAQTVPPGAKPAAMPARELPIRCGGVPASQTADGAAR, encoded by the coding sequence ATGAAAAGTCTGTCTGAATCCCGCCCTGCCCGCCTGCCGGTGCGGCGCTCGCTGCTCACCTGCTGCGCCGTGCTGTCCTTTTCGGCACTTGCCGCACCCCTCGTCGAAGACACGATGGCGCAGCGCGTGCTCGCCTGTACCGGCTGTCACGGCGCCGAAGGCCGCGCCGGCCCGGACGGCTACTACCCGCGCATCGCCGGAAAGCCGGCCGGCTATCTGCACAATCAGCTGCTGAACTTCCGCGATGGTCGCCGCCAGTACCCCTTGATGTCGGAACTGCTGCAGACGCTCGGCGATGACTACCTGCGCGACATGGCCGACCACTTCGCAGCGCTCGACCTGCCCTACCCGGCCGTGCGTGCCACCGGCCCCAATGCAGCGCTCACCCGCGGCGAAAAACTGGTGCGCGAAGGTGATCCGGCGCGTGACCTGCCAGCTTGCGCCAGCTGCCATGGCGACCCGCTGATGGGTGTGGCGCCCGCGATTCCGGGCCTGATCGGCCTGCCGCGCGACTATCTGGCCGCCCAGCTGAGCGCCTGGAAAAGCGGCATCCGCCAGGCGCATGCGCCGGACTGCATGGCACAGATCGTCAAGCAGCTGAGCGCCGACGACATCGGCGCGGTGTCGCAATGGCTGGCCGCGCAAACGGTGCCGCCTGGCGCCAAGCCTGCGGCCATGCCGGCACGCGAGCTGCCGATACGCTGCGGTGGCGTGCCGGCCTCGCAGACAGCGGATGGAGCCGCACGATGA
- a CDS encoding adenylyltransferase/cytidyltransferase family protein: protein MHGGLPAFERKLCAPADLSARAVDLPGPRVFTNGCFDILHRGHVTCLAQARALGGSLIVALNTDASVRQLGKGDDRPVNPLEDRAAVIAALESVSLVTWFDADTPLELILACRPEVLVKGGDWPIDRIVGAREVLAWGGRVESIAFEHERSTSALLQKIRRL, encoded by the coding sequence ATGCACGGCGGACTACCGGCCTTCGAACGCAAACTGTGCGCGCCGGCCGATCTGTCGGCGCGCGCTGTCGATCTGCCCGGACCTCGGGTATTCACCAACGGTTGCTTCGACATCCTGCATCGCGGTCACGTGACCTGCCTGGCGCAGGCGCGCGCGCTCGGTGGCTCGCTGATCGTGGCATTGAACACCGATGCGTCGGTACGCCAGCTCGGCAAGGGTGATGATCGTCCGGTCAATCCGCTGGAAGACCGCGCAGCCGTGATCGCCGCACTTGAATCGGTCAGCCTGGTCACCTGGTTCGACGCCGATACCCCGCTCGAGCTCATCCTCGCCTGTCGCCCCGAAGTGCTGGTCAAGGGCGGCGACTGGCCGATCGACCGCATCGTCGGCGCGCGCGAAGTGCTCGCTTGGGGCGGCCGGGTCGAATCCATCGCCTTCGAGCACGAGCGCTCGACCAGCGCGCTGCTGCAGAAGATCCGCCGGCTCTGA
- a CDS encoding ferritin produces the protein MLYPELFKSLESARWDMDKDVPWDGFDASLLSDEQALTIKMNAITEWSALPATEMFLRDNRDDSDFCAFMSVWFYEEQKHSLVLLEYLRRFRPDLSPTEQELHEVRFEFDPAPALETLMLHFCGEVRLTQWYRRASEWHTEPVIKHIYGLLSRDEARHGGAYLKYMKRAIERTGDTARAAFSKIGMLMAASGRAGKPLHPTNLHVSKDLYPRDTIQSRLPDPDWLEHWLDQQIRFDKDCEARVIGGILRNLSSLFGESFKTISDLNRFRKQFATAA, from the coding sequence ATGCTCTACCCCGAACTGTTCAAGTCACTCGAATCCGCCCGCTGGGACATGGACAAGGACGTGCCTTGGGACGGTTTCGATGCGTCGCTGCTGTCGGACGAGCAGGCGCTGACCATCAAGATGAATGCCATCACCGAGTGGTCGGCGCTGCCGGCAACCGAAATGTTCCTGCGCGACAACCGCGACGACTCCGACTTCTGCGCCTTCATGTCAGTGTGGTTCTACGAGGAGCAGAAGCATTCGCTGGTGCTGCTGGAATATTTGCGCCGCTTCCGGCCCGACCTGTCGCCGACCGAGCAGGAACTGCACGAGGTGCGCTTCGAATTCGATCCCGCACCGGCACTGGAAACGCTGATGCTGCATTTCTGCGGCGAAGTCCGGCTGACCCAGTGGTACCGCCGTGCGTCGGAATGGCACACCGAGCCGGTCATCAAGCACATCTACGGCCTGCTGTCGCGCGACGAGGCACGGCATGGTGGCGCCTATCTGAAGTACATGAAGCGCGCGATCGAGCGCACCGGCGACACGGCGCGCGCGGCCTTTTCAAAGATCGGCATGCTGATGGCAGCCAGTGGGCGCGCCGGCAAGCCGCTGCACCCGACCAATCTGCATGTCAGCAAAGACCTTTACCCGCGCGACACCATACAGTCCCGCCTGCCCGACCCTGACTGGCTCGAGCACTGGCTGGACCAGCAGATCCGTTTCGACAAGGATTGCGAAGCGCGCGTCATCGGCGGCATCCTGCGCAATCTCAGTTCGCTGTTCGGCGAAAGTTTCAAGACCATCAGCGACCTGAACCGCTTCCGCAAGCAGTTCGCCACGGCTGCTTGA
- a CDS encoding MerR family transcriptional regulator encodes MSISAVERETGLPKDTLRVWERRYGFPQPVRDEAGERLYTQEDVNRLRLIRRLIDQGWRPGKLLAASEADLQRIVEAEREASTPVAPDGGVPTDEVLAAIRRHDVPALRGLFQRSLLERGLQALVSDLVAPLNVVIGEAWIRGELGVPEEHFYTEQVQSFLRGTLANYTRPAAPPRVLLTTLPEEEHGLGLLMVEVMLASEGAQCCSLGPRMPLTDIRTSALTSAADIVALSFSAAYPLRQALAGVRTLRDSLPDTVDIWVGGAGAHERLAGIPGVSVIGAIRSVPEALAEWRAARLPDPPIAAIN; translated from the coding sequence ATGTCGATCAGTGCCGTCGAACGCGAAACAGGCCTTCCCAAAGACACGTTGCGGGTGTGGGAAAGGCGTTATGGGTTTCCTCAGCCTGTCCGCGATGAAGCGGGTGAGCGTCTGTATACGCAGGAAGACGTCAATCGGTTGCGCCTGATCCGTAGATTGATCGACCAAGGCTGGCGGCCAGGCAAGCTGCTGGCCGCCAGCGAGGCGGATCTGCAGCGGATTGTCGAGGCCGAACGCGAGGCAAGCACGCCGGTCGCGCCGGATGGCGGTGTGCCGACGGATGAGGTACTTGCGGCGATACGGCGCCACGATGTGCCGGCGCTGCGCGGCCTGTTTCAGCGCAGCCTGCTAGAACGCGGGCTGCAGGCGCTGGTGTCGGATCTGGTCGCGCCGCTCAACGTGGTCATCGGCGAAGCCTGGATACGTGGCGAACTCGGCGTACCGGAAGAACATTTCTACACCGAGCAGGTGCAGAGCTTCCTGCGTGGCACCCTCGCCAATTACACCCGTCCGGCTGCGCCGCCGCGCGTCCTTCTGACCACATTGCCGGAGGAAGAGCACGGCCTCGGGCTGCTGATGGTGGAGGTGATGCTGGCCTCCGAAGGCGCGCAATGCTGTTCGCTCGGGCCCCGCATGCCGCTGACCGACATCCGCACGTCGGCCCTGACATCGGCGGCCGACATCGTGGCGCTCTCGTTCAGTGCCGCCTATCCGTTGCGCCAGGCACTTGCCGGCGTTCGCACCCTGCGCGATTCACTGCCGGACACGGTGGATATCTGGGTCGGTGGAGCAGGCGCGCACGAGCGACTGGCAGGCATCCCTGGCGTATCCGTCATCGGTGCCATCCGCAGCGTGCCCGAGGCATTGGCCGAGTGGCGCGCGGCAAGGCTGCCGGATCCACCGATCGCAGCCATCAACTGA
- a CDS encoding glutathione peroxidase, which produces MADACPTLLDRSLPGLLDGKPKSLCEFSGRVLLVVNTASRCGFTRQYEGLEKLQSRFGARGLTVLGFPSNDFGNQEPGSDKDIAEFCSMTYGVKFPMFSKTAVKGAQRHPFYADLTRLTGVEPAWNFHKYLIARDGSTITSFPSNVAPESPEMIAAIEAALTR; this is translated from the coding sequence ATGGCTGATGCCTGTCCCACACTGCTTGACCGATCGCTGCCCGGCCTGCTCGACGGCAAGCCAAAATCACTGTGCGAATTCAGCGGTCGCGTGTTGCTCGTCGTCAATACCGCAAGCCGCTGCGGCTTTACCCGGCAGTACGAAGGGCTGGAAAAGCTGCAGTCACGTTTCGGTGCGCGCGGCCTTACCGTGCTCGGCTTTCCGTCAAACGATTTCGGCAATCAGGAACCGGGCAGTGACAAGGACATCGCGGAATTCTGCAGCATGACCTATGGGGTCAAGTTCCCGATGTTCTCGAAGACAGCCGTGAAGGGGGCGCAGCGTCATCCCTTTTACGCCGACCTTACGCGCCTGACCGGCGTCGAACCGGCATGGAATTTTCACAAGTATCTGATCGCCAGAGATGGCAGCACGATCACGTCGTTTCCGAGCAATGTAGCGCCGGAATCGCCCGAAATGATTGCTGCCATAGAGGCTGCACTGACGCGCTGA
- a CDS encoding NAD(P)/FAD-dependent oxidoreductase, protein MRIAVVGSGISGLAAAWLLSREHQVTLFEQNDRLGGHSNTLDVELDGVCHPVDTGFIVFNRATYPHLCGLFAHLGVDIADSEMSFGVSLRDSGIEWSGSSLATVFAQPANLARPKFWRMLQDIMRFNSEVTERAANGSAEHLSLGEFLVKHRYSEAFRDWYLLPMAAAIWSCPTRTMMAYPLATFARFCHNHGLLRVNDRPQWLTVRGGSREYVKKLAALLSDVQRGAAVTRVRRAEEGVWIDVGDASQCFDQVVMASHSDESLALLGDAATQAERRLLGAIRYQPNHAVLHTDSQLLPRNRRVWSAWNYLAGEGAPDERPVSVSYLMNRLQPLPFRQPVVVTLNPFIEPDPARVIARIEYAHPLFDGPAIDAQQRLPEIQGRDRIWFCGAWTGYGFHEDGLSSAVRVSRQLGADVPWQRSEPVLAT, encoded by the coding sequence ATGAGGATTGCAGTCGTGGGTTCCGGAATTTCCGGGCTCGCAGCCGCATGGCTGCTTTCGCGCGAACACCAGGTCACGCTGTTCGAACAGAATGACCGCCTCGGCGGTCATTCGAACACACTGGACGTCGAACTGGATGGCGTATGCCACCCCGTGGATACGGGTTTCATCGTGTTCAACCGGGCGACCTACCCGCATCTTTGCGGTCTGTTCGCGCATCTGGGCGTGGACATCGCGGACAGCGAAATGAGCTTTGGCGTCAGCCTGCGGGATTCCGGCATCGAGTGGAGCGGCAGCAGTCTCGCCACCGTGTTCGCGCAGCCGGCGAATCTGGCCCGCCCCAAGTTCTGGCGGATGCTGCAGGACATCATGCGCTTCAACAGCGAAGTGACCGAGCGGGCAGCCAATGGCAGCGCAGAGCACCTGTCGCTCGGCGAGTTCCTGGTGAAGCATCGTTACAGCGAGGCCTTCCGGGACTGGTATCTGCTGCCGATGGCGGCGGCGATCTGGTCCTGCCCGACGCGCACGATGATGGCTTATCCGCTCGCCACGTTTGCCCGGTTCTGCCACAACCACGGGTTGCTGCGCGTGAATGACCGACCGCAGTGGCTCACCGTGCGTGGCGGCTCGCGCGAGTACGTGAAAAAGCTGGCTGCGCTGTTGTCGGACGTGCAGCGTGGCGCTGCAGTCACGCGTGTGCGTCGGGCAGAAGAAGGCGTGTGGATCGACGTGGGCGACGCGTCTCAATGCTTCGATCAGGTCGTGATGGCCAGCCATTCGGATGAGTCGCTGGCCTTGCTGGGCGACGCTGCGACGCAGGCGGAACGGAGGCTGCTTGGTGCCATACGCTATCAGCCCAACCATGCGGTGCTGCACACGGACTCGCAGTTGTTGCCGCGCAACCGCCGCGTCTGGTCTGCGTGGAATTACCTGGCGGGTGAAGGTGCGCCCGATGAGCGGCCGGTCAGCGTGTCCTACCTGATGAACCGGCTGCAGCCGCTGCCGTTCAGACAGCCTGTCGTGGTGACGCTGAACCCGTTCATCGAACCTGATCCAGCCCGCGTGATCGCACGTATCGAATACGCACACCCGTTGTTCGATGGCCCGGCGATCGATGCGCAGCAGCGGTTGCCCGAGATCCAGGGCCGCGACCGCATATGGTTCTGCGGCGCCTGGACTGGCTACGGTTTTCACGAGGACGGCCTGTCGTCGGCAGTGCGAGTGTCGCGGCAACTTGGTGCCGATGTGCCCTGGCAACGCAGCGAACCGGTGCTTGCCACATGA
- a CDS encoding DUF1365 domain-containing protein, which yields MMAASDVSLCRGAVMHERTARVRRRFAYQLFFMRFRLDTLGKSKIPMLALNRWAPLSLHYRDHGARDGSHPLPWIRALLAQEGLAGVDGDVVLQTMPRLFGYVFNPVSFWFCHDTGGALRAVLCEVSNTFGERHAYLVSHDDRRPILNGEWLETRKVFHVSPFFPVSGRYRFRFDLRGTQHAVAIDYFEGTERQLRTRVSGRAVPMSRAVAWRALAAFPLMTLGVIARIHIQAFHLWRANVPFFRKPAPPVQELTR from the coding sequence ATGATGGCTGCAAGCGACGTCAGTCTGTGCCGCGGCGCGGTCATGCATGAGCGAACCGCACGGGTCCGTCGCCGCTTCGCCTACCAGTTGTTCTTCATGCGTTTTCGCCTCGACACGCTGGGCAAGTCGAAAATCCCGATGCTCGCGCTGAACCGCTGGGCGCCGTTGTCGCTGCACTATCGCGATCACGGCGCTCGCGACGGCTCCCATCCGCTGCCGTGGATACGCGCCCTGCTGGCGCAGGAGGGGCTGGCCGGCGTCGATGGGGACGTGGTCCTGCAGACCATGCCGCGGCTGTTCGGCTATGTGTTCAACCCGGTCAGCTTCTGGTTCTGTCACGATACGGGCGGCGCCTTGCGCGCCGTGCTGTGCGAGGTCAGCAACACCTTCGGCGAACGCCATGCCTACCTGGTGTCGCATGACGACCGCCGCCCCATCCTGAATGGCGAGTGGCTGGAGACACGCAAGGTGTTTCACGTGTCGCCCTTCTTTCCGGTCAGCGGTCGCTATCGCTTCCGTTTCGATCTGCGCGGCACCCAGCACGCGGTCGCGATCGACTACTTCGAAGGCACGGAACGGCAGCTGCGCACGCGTGTCTCAGGTCGCGCCGTGCCGATGAGCCGCGCCGTTGCGTGGCGTGCGCTGGCGGCTTTCCCGCTGATGACGCTGGGTGTGATCGCGCGCATACACATCCAGGCTTTTCACCTGTGGCGGGCGAATGTGCCCTTTTTCAGAAAACCGGCTCCTCCAGTACAGGAATTGACCCGATGA